The following coding sequences lie in one Arabidopsis thaliana chromosome 3, partial sequence genomic window:
- a CDS encoding Clathrin adaptor complex small chain family protein (Clathrin adaptor complex small chain family protein; FUNCTIONS IN: protein transporter activity; INVOLVED IN: intracellular protein transport, transport, vesicle-mediated transport, protein transport; LOCATED IN: membrane coat, clathrin vesicle coat; EXPRESSED IN: 22 plant structures; EXPRESSED DURING: 13 growth stages; CONTAINS InterPro DOMAIN/s: Adaptor protein complex, sigma subunit (InterPro:IPR016635), Clathrin adaptor, sigma subunit/coatomer, zeta subunit (InterPro:IPR000804), Longin-like (InterPro:IPR011012); BEST Arabidopsis thaliana protein match is: SNARE-like superfamily protein (TAIR:AT2G19790.1); Has 2004 Blast hits to 2002 proteins in 250 species: Archae - 0; Bacteria - 0; Metazoa - 926; Fungi - 430; Plants - 303; Viruses - 0; Other Eukaryotes - 345 (source: NCBI BLink).), translating into MIKAVMMMNTQGKPRLAKFYDYLPVEKQQELIRGVFSVLCSRPENVSNFLEIESLFGPDSRLVYKHYATLYFVLVFDGSENELAMLDLIQVLVETLDKCFSNVCELDIVFNYSKMHAVLDEIVFGGQVLETSSAEVMKAVEEISKLEAASNSISLVPKSVSGWRGR; encoded by the exons ATGATTAAGgcagtgatgatgatgaacacACAAGGCAAACCACGTCTAGCTAAATTCTACGATTACTTG CCTGTGGAGAAGCAGCAGGAGCTTATTCGCGGCGTGTTTTCAG TATTGTGCAGTAGACCTGAGAACGTAAGCAATTTTCTGGAGATCGAATCATTGTTTGGACCG GACTCGCGGCTTGTATACAAGCATTATGCTACACTCTATTTTGTTCTTGTATTTGATGGTTCAGAAAATGAGCTTGCTATGCTTGATCTCATTCAAG TTCTTGTTGAAACACTGGACAAATGCTTCAGCAATGTCTGCGAACTCGACATTGTGTTCAACTACAGCAAG ATGCACGCGGTGTTAGATGAGATTGTATTTGGAGGACAAGTACTGGAAACTAGTTCTGCTGAAGTCATGAAGGCTGTTGAAGAAATATCAAA ATTAGAAGCTGCCTCAAATTCGATTTCACTTGTCCCCAAGTCTGTTTCCGGGTGGCGTGGCCGTTAG
- a CDS encoding Phototropic-responsive NPH3 family protein → MSKSKKLHQLITEQEQSKVYSHIKLENFPGGSEIFEMVIKISYGFKVDISVSTAVPLRCAAEYLEMTEEYSPENLISKTEKFLSEFVFTNVQESIKALKACESVSSLAESLCITEQCIDSIVFQASSTDPSSFYGWPINNGGIFTVDRKKQSKDSKTELWFEDLTELSFPIFRRVILSMKSSVLSPEIVERSLLTYAKKHIPGISRSSSASSSSSSSSTTIASENQQRELLETITSDLPLTATTTRSLFGLLRAAIILNASENCRKFLEKKIGSNLEKATLDDLLIPSYSYLNETLYDIDLVERLLRRFLENVAVSSSSLTVVGRLIDGVLGEIASDANLKPEQFYNLAVLLPVQARVYDDGLYRAVDIYFKTHSWILEEEKEKICSVMDCRKLTVEGCTHAAQNERLPLRAVVQVLFLEQLQLRQVITGTLLTEEDGDKTVVDLGRWKEAVKENQVLRLDMDTMRTRVNQLEKECLYLKKVIAKIDKESLLKAKHGAGKWSIGKKFGCKFSAQVCDSQEATMVDRRSRRFLS, encoded by the exons ATgtcaaaaagcaaaaaacttCACCAACTAATAACAGAGCAAGAACAGAGTAAAGTTTATTCTCACATCAAGCTCGAGAATTTTCCAGGAGGTTCAGAGATTTTCGAGATGGTGATAAAGATAAGCTACGGTTTCAAAGTCGACATCTCTGTTTCCACAGCTGTTCCACTCCGTTGCGCCGCCGAGTATCTAGAAATGACGGAAGAGTACTCACCGGAGAATCTCAtttcaaaaacagagaagtttCTTTCAGAGTTCGTCTTCACTAACGTACAAGAATCCATCAAAGCGTTGAAAGCTTGTGAATCAGTCTCGTCTTTAGCTGAATCACTCTGTATAACGGAACAGTGTATAGACTCCATCGTCTTCCAAGCTTCCTCAACCGATCCGTCGTCGTTTTACGGTTGGCCAATAAACAACGGAGGTATATTCACCGTTGACcggaagaaacagagcaaagatTCGAAAACAGAGCTTTGGTTCGAAGATCTAACGGAGTTGAGTTTTCCAATCTTCAGACGTGTGATCTTATCCATGAAGTCGAGTGTCCTGAGTCCTGAGATTGTAGAGAGATCTCTACTTACTTACGCGAAGAAACACATTCCAGGAATCTCGCGTTCATCGTCagcatcttcatcttcttcttcttcttccaccacCATAGCTTCCGAGAATCAACAAAGAGAATTATTAGAGACGATAACTTCAGATCTTCCATTAACTGCGACGACTACGAGATCTCTCTTCGGTTTGTTACGAGCCGCGATCATTCTCAACGCCTCCGAGAATTGCAGGAAGTttctagagaaaaaaatcgGATCGAATCTTGAGAAAGCTACGCTTGATGATCTTCTCATTCCAAGTTACTCGTATCTCAACGAAACGTTATACGATATTGATTTGGTGGAGAGACTCTTACGTCGTTTTCTCGAAAACGTCGCCGTGTCGTCGTCGTCATTGACGGTGGTTGGGAGATTGATCGACGGAGTTCTCGGTGAAATTGCATCGGACGCTAATCTTAAACCGGAACAGTTTTATAATCTGGCGGTTTTGCTTCCGGTTCAAGCACGGGTTTACGATGATGGACTATACAGAGCCGTCGATATATATTTCAag acTCATTCATGGATattggaggaagagaaggagaagatttGTAGCGTGATGGATTGTAGAAAACTGACTGTTGAAGGATGCACACACGCGGCACAAAACGAGCGTTTACCACTACGAGCCGTCGTACAAGTTCTGTTTTTGGAGCAGCTACAGCTCCGGCAAGTAATCACTGGGACTTTACTGACGGAGGAAGACGGTGATAAAACGGTGGTGGACTTGGGTAGATGGAAGGAAGCGGTGAAGGAGAATCAGGTGCTTCGTTTGGATATGGATACGATGAGGACACGAGTGAACCAGCTAGAGAAAGAATGCTTGTACTTGAAGAAAGTGATCGCGAAGATCGACAAAGAAAGTTTGTTGAAGGCGAAGCATGGGGCGGGGAAATGGTCAATCGGGAAGAAGTTCGGATGCAAATTTTCGGCTCAAGTTTGTGATTCACAGGAGGCAACGATGGTCGATAGAAGATCACGACGTTTTCTTAGTTAG
- a CDS encoding Clathrin adaptor complex small chain family protein, which yields MIKAVMMMNTQGKPRLAKFYDYLPVEKQQELIRGVFSVLCSRPENVSNFLEIESLFGPDSRLVYKHYATLYFVLVFDGSENELAMLDLIQVLVETLDKCFSNVCELDIVFNYSKMHAVLDEIVFGGQVLETSSAEVMKAVEEISK from the exons ATGATTAAGgcagtgatgatgatgaacacACAAGGCAAACCACGTCTAGCTAAATTCTACGATTACTTG CCTGTGGAGAAGCAGCAGGAGCTTATTCGCGGCGTGTTTTCAG TATTGTGCAGTAGACCTGAGAACGTAAGCAATTTTCTGGAGATCGAATCATTGTTTGGACCG GACTCGCGGCTTGTATACAAGCATTATGCTACACTCTATTTTGTTCTTGTATTTGATGGTTCAGAAAATGAGCTTGCTATGCTTGATCTCATTCAAG TTCTTGTTGAAACACTGGACAAATGCTTCAGCAATGTCTGCGAACTCGACATTGTGTTCAACTACAGCAAG ATGCACGCGGTGTTAGATGAGATTGTATTTGGAGGACAAGTACTGGAAACTAGTTCTGCTGAAGTCATGAAGGCTGTTGAAGAAATATCAAAGTAG
- a CDS encoding MIP18 family protein (DUF59) (Protein of unknown function (DUF59); FUNCTIONS IN: molecular_function unknown; INVOLVED IN: biological_process unknown; LOCATED IN: cellular_component unknown; CONTAINS InterPro DOMAIN/s: Protein of unknown function DUF59 (InterPro:IPR002744); BEST Arabidopsis thaliana protein match is: Protein of unknown function (DUF59) (TAIR:AT1G68310.2); Has 567 Blast hits to 565 proteins in 213 species: Archae - 0; Bacteria - 0; Metazoa - 246; Fungi - 132; Plants - 85; Viruses - 0; Other Eukaryotes - 104 (source: NCBI BLink).), translating into MTLGLINANPVVQAKKEGLVRREDQYRDDGVDPLEIYDYVRDIRDPEHPYTLEQLRVVSEESVTVDDKLDRILITFTPTIQHCSMANIIGLCLRAKLKECLQLHYKVDIRVSPGSHADEVSVNKQLNDKERVVAALENPNLRQLVDECIYSDEI; encoded by the exons atgactCTGGGACTGATAAACGCGAATCCAGTGGTGCAAGCTAAGAAGGAAGGGCTTGTTCGTAGAGAAGATCAATATAGAGATGATGGTGTTGATCCTCTTGAAATATATGAT TATGTAAGAGATATAAGAGATCCAGAACACCCTTATACTTTGGAGCAGCTAAGGGTTGTCTCTGAAGAATCTGTTACTGTCGATGACAAGCTCGATCGCATCCT GATAACGTTTACACCGACGATTCAGCATTGTAGTATGGCAAATATAATTGGTCTGTGTCTGAGAGCTAAGCTTAAAGAATGTTTGCAACTTCATTACAAG GTTGATATCAGAGTGTCTCCGGGTTCTCACGCTGATGAAGTTTCAG TTAACAAACAACTGAATGATAAAGAAAGAGTGGTGGCTGCATTGGAGAATCCTAATCTCCGTCAGCTCGTGGATGAGTGTATCTACTCCGATGAGATATGA
- a CDS encoding Putative methyltransferase family protein (Putative methyltransferase family protein; CONTAINS InterPro DOMAIN/s: Methyltransferase-16, putative (InterPro:IPR019410); BEST Arabidopsis thaliana protein match is: Putative methyltransferase family protein (TAIR:AT5G49560.1); Has 1235 Blast hits to 1235 proteins in 193 species: Archae - 0; Bacteria - 22; Metazoa - 380; Fungi - 406; Plants - 294; Viruses - 0; Other Eukaryotes - 133 (source: NCBI BLink).) translates to MALREDDDDVNIGEKVVDVESELQKYRINSIESTVVIRQLPTQGIAFKLWIPATTLVTLLDNYRRDPNISPLNRTFSSFQSDGSDSSSPINIVELGSGTGIVGIAAAATLGANVTVTDLPNVIENLKFNADANAQVVAKFGGKVHVASLRWGEIDDVESLGQNVDLILASDVVYHVHLYEPLLKTLRFLLLEGSSERVFLMAHLKRWKKESIFFKKARRFFDVDVIHCDDPQEGARIGVVVYRFAPKNQNL, encoded by the coding sequence ATGGCTCTCcgagaagacgacgacgatgTTAACATCGGAGAAAAAGTAGTCGACGTAGAATCGGAGCTTCAGAAGTACCGGATCAATTCGATCGAATCAACGGTTGTGATTCGTCAGTTACCGACACAAGGCATTGCCTTCAAGCTCTGGATACCTGCAACAACTCTCGTCACGCTTTTAGATAACTACCGTCGTGACCCAAACATTAGTCCTCTCAATCGCACCTTCTCGAGTTTTCAATCCGACggttcagattcttcttctccgattaaCATCGTCGAGCTCGGATCTGGAACGGGAATCGTCGGTATCGCAGCGGCTGCGACACTAGGTGCTAATGTCACGGTGACGGATCTCCCAAACGTAATCGAGAATCTCAAATTCAACGCCGACGCAAACGCTCAAGTCGTGGCTAAGTTCGGTGGGAAAGTCCACGTGGCGTCTCTTCGTTGGGGCGAAATCGATGACGTGGAAAGTTTGGGTCAAAACGTTGACTTGATTCTAGCGTCTGACGTGGTTTATCACGTTCATCTTTATGAACCTCTCCTCAAAACGCTGCGTTTTCTGCTCTTAGAAGGATCATCCGAGAGAGTGTTTCTTATGGCTCACCTCAAGAGATGGAAGAAAGAATCgatttttttcaagaaagcTCGGAGATTCTTCGATGTTGATGTTATACATTGTGATGATCCTCAAGAAGGTGCTAGAATCGGAGTTGTAGTTTACCGTTTTGCAccgaaaaatcaaaacctttaA
- a CDS encoding Phototropic-responsive NPH3 family protein (Phototropic-responsive NPH3 family protein; FUNCTIONS IN: signal transducer activity; INVOLVED IN: response to light stimulus; LOCATED IN: cellular_component unknown; CONTAINS InterPro DOMAIN/s: NPH3 (InterPro:IPR004249), BTB/POZ (InterPro:IPR013069), BTB/POZ fold (InterPro:IPR011333), BTB/POZ-like (InterPro:IPR000210); BEST Arabidopsis thaliana protein match is: Phototropic-responsive NPH3 family protein (TAIR:AT5G66560.1); Has 881 Blast hits to 860 proteins in 32 species: Archae - 0; Bacteria - 0; Metazoa - 10; Fungi - 3; Plants - 864; Viruses - 0; Other Eukaryotes - 4 (source: NCBI BLink).): MANSKKQAWFFYTTGLPSDIEIEVDDITFHLHKFPLMSKSKKLHQLITEQEQSKVYSHIKLENFPGGSEIFEMVIKISYGFKVDISVSTAVPLRCAAEYLEMTEEYSPENLISKTEKFLSEFVFTNVQESIKALKACESVSSLAESLCITEQCIDSIVFQASSTDPSSFYGWPINNGGIFTVDRKKQSKDSKTELWFEDLTELSFPIFRRVILSMKSSVLSPEIVERSLLTYAKKHIPGISRSSSASSSSSSSSTTIASENQQRELLETITSDLPLTATTTRSLFGLLRAAIILNASENCRKFLEKKIGSNLEKATLDDLLIPSYSYLNETLYDIDLVERLLRRFLENVAVSSSSLTVVGRLIDGVLGEIASDANLKPEQFYNLAVLLPVQARVYDDGLYRAVDIYFKTHSWILEEEKEKICSVMDCRKLTVEGCTHAAQNERLPLRAVVQVLFLEQLQLRQVITGTLLTEEDGDKTVVDLGRWKEAVKENQVLRLDMDTMRTRVNQLEKECLYLKKVIAKIDKESLLKAKHGAGKWSIGKKFGCKFSAQVCDSQEATMVDRRSRRFLS, from the exons ATGGCTAACTCCAAGAAGCAAGCatg GTTTTTTTATACCACAGGCTTACCAAGTGACATAGAAATCGAAGTTGATGATATAACATTTCATCTTCATAAg TTTCCTCTAATgtcaaaaagcaaaaaacttCACCAACTAATAACAGAGCAAGAACAGAGTAAAGTTTATTCTCACATCAAGCTCGAGAATTTTCCAGGAGGTTCAGAGATTTTCGAGATGGTGATAAAGATAAGCTACGGTTTCAAAGTCGACATCTCTGTTTCCACAGCTGTTCCACTCCGTTGCGCCGCCGAGTATCTAGAAATGACGGAAGAGTACTCACCGGAGAATCTCAtttcaaaaacagagaagtttCTTTCAGAGTTCGTCTTCACTAACGTACAAGAATCCATCAAAGCGTTGAAAGCTTGTGAATCAGTCTCGTCTTTAGCTGAATCACTCTGTATAACGGAACAGTGTATAGACTCCATCGTCTTCCAAGCTTCCTCAACCGATCCGTCGTCGTTTTACGGTTGGCCAATAAACAACGGAGGTATATTCACCGTTGACcggaagaaacagagcaaagatTCGAAAACAGAGCTTTGGTTCGAAGATCTAACGGAGTTGAGTTTTCCAATCTTCAGACGTGTGATCTTATCCATGAAGTCGAGTGTCCTGAGTCCTGAGATTGTAGAGAGATCTCTACTTACTTACGCGAAGAAACACATTCCAGGAATCTCGCGTTCATCGTCagcatcttcatcttcttcttcttcttccaccacCATAGCTTCCGAGAATCAACAAAGAGAATTATTAGAGACGATAACTTCAGATCTTCCATTAACTGCGACGACTACGAGATCTCTCTTCGGTTTGTTACGAGCCGCGATCATTCTCAACGCCTCCGAGAATTGCAGGAAGTttctagagaaaaaaatcgGATCGAATCTTGAGAAAGCTACGCTTGATGATCTTCTCATTCCAAGTTACTCGTATCTCAACGAAACGTTATACGATATTGATTTGGTGGAGAGACTCTTACGTCGTTTTCTCGAAAACGTCGCCGTGTCGTCGTCGTCATTGACGGTGGTTGGGAGATTGATCGACGGAGTTCTCGGTGAAATTGCATCGGACGCTAATCTTAAACCGGAACAGTTTTATAATCTGGCGGTTTTGCTTCCGGTTCAAGCACGGGTTTACGATGATGGACTATACAGAGCCGTCGATATATATTTCAag acTCATTCATGGATattggaggaagagaaggagaagatttGTAGCGTGATGGATTGTAGAAAACTGACTGTTGAAGGATGCACACACGCGGCACAAAACGAGCGTTTACCACTACGAGCCGTCGTACAAGTTCTGTTTTTGGAGCAGCTACAGCTCCGGCAAGTAATCACTGGGACTTTACTGACGGAGGAAGACGGTGATAAAACGGTGGTGGACTTGGGTAGATGGAAGGAAGCGGTGAAGGAGAATCAGGTGCTTCGTTTGGATATGGATACGATGAGGACACGAGTGAACCAGCTAGAGAAAGAATGCTTGTACTTGAAGAAAGTGATCGCGAAGATCGACAAAGAAAGTTTGTTGAAGGCGAAGCATGGGGCGGGGAAATGGTCAATCGGGAAGAAGTTCGGATGCAAATTTTCGGCTCAAGTTTGTGATTCACAGGAGGCAACGATGGTCGATAGAAGATCACGACGTTTTCTTAGTTAG